Within the Garra rufa chromosome 16, GarRuf1.0, whole genome shotgun sequence genome, the region atttaagggggtctgaatactttccgtacccactgtatatatatatatatatatatatatatatatatatatatatatatatatatatatatatatatatatatatatatctgggctcatcagcgtcgccctggcaacagacgcagcacacctgcacgtcctcatcacaggctgatcggtcacagctgcCGATCGTCATCAAGTGGCTTGAAAAGCCGCCACCGCTCACACTTCGACAGACAACTGTGTCATGCTGAACGTGCTGGTACTAACCTTTTCTCTCTCGTCACAcagaaggcagcgagtgaccgacagcccaatagagcacgcctggacacccaccttcacgagcacgaggacttcacaggagcaccagccacgaaGCAGCACTCACCCTTATTTCTTCCTTcacttttaaaaagtatttaataaattcaCCCTCCGGGGCTATTTCACCGAGCGACCTTGTTGTGTGATTTCTCACCCGTGAcacctggtggagaatgcgggcaactgCATGAGAAATCACACGCAAGTGTTTGCATTTGCACCgcattgaaattatttttttctgttcacCCCCTCAGCACCGATCGGCGCCCTCTCTCCCCATGGAGCTGGACGAACTGCTGCAACGCCTTACAGAAGTAAGCATCCGCCAGCAGCAAATTGTGAAACATCTGGCCACTCGGCAGGGCAGAGCTGAAGAAGAACTCGCTGCCCTCTGTGCCCAAGCTGCCCAGCCAGTTCCACTACCTGACCCCCGAATGCGGGCTGCCCAGCTCTTACCCAAGATGACTGCTCACGATGATGTTGAAGCATTCTTACAGATGTTTGAAAACACAGCCAACCGTGAGGGATGGCCGCTGGAAGACTGGGCTTCGGCGCTGGCACCCCTCCTTACCGGTGAAGCTCAGCGGGCTTATTTCTCTCTTCCCCCTGCGATCGCTGGAGACTACACGGAAGTGAAACGTGAAATCCTCGCCAGGCTGGGTCTGTCCCCCATCTGCGCTGCGCAACAGTTTCACGACTGGGAATTTAAAGCCCGGGTGCCAGCCCGAGCCCAGGCCGCTGAACTCGTCCGCTTGGCGCAACATTGGCTGCTGGACGGAGAACCCAATGCAGCTCAGGTAGTGGAACGAGTGGTCATCGATCGCCTCCTCCGCGCCCTGCCTCGGTCCCCTTGTCAGGCGGTGGGGATGAGGAACCCCGCCACCGTCCTCGCCCTTGTGGAGGCGATCGAGCTGGCGGATGCTGTTCACCATCGGGAGGCTGGGGAGAGAGCGCCgccgtttccccggagggtggtccaggagcgacgcacgcTGGAGGGCACCTCGGGCACAGTTGGCAGACCGACGGTTCCCTCTCCAATGgacgagccaatgcccaccgCTGAACCCACGACACCTCCGCGGACTTGGCTGGCGGGCTGCATCGTCCATCAGCGTGTCCCACCTGCGGCCTCCAGAGGCGGAGGTCAAGCTGAACGCAAACCAGTCCGGGCGCTTCTGGATTCGGGCAGTGCGGTCACCCTCATCCTGGCCCAGCTGTGTCCTCCTCACCATGGCCAGAAGAGCTACCTACCGATCACATGTGTGCACGGGGACACCCAACAAGTTCCAGCTCGCCGCGTGAATATCGCCGCCGGCCATGGCGCCTGGCCCGTGGAGGCTTGATTGATGAAAAACTTACCAGTCCCCCTTCTGCTTGGGAGAGATTGGCCGGGGTTCGACCCCCTGCTCGCTGCCGCCGCTCAGCCCGCCAGCCTGGAAGGGAACCGTCGCCGTCGCAGGCGGCCAAGAGGACCCCGCCGCCGGCCAGCGCTGCTAGCTTCGGACAGCGgaagagatggtgagtccccctctcaAAATACTAACTTCTTCTATGATGTCTTCCAACAGCGGGAGAACGATCGTCTGAAGCACTGCTGGAATCAAGTTAGAGCCATCGACGGCAACAATGTCCTCCCGcggccccatcctctcccgcaATTCATTGTCTGAAGCGGTCTGCTATACTACGTCGCCCAGCGAAGGGGGGAGGAGAAGGAACTCTTAGTCGTTCCACGGACGAAGACGGAGACCATCCTGGAGTTAGCCCATTCACATCCGATGGCAGGTCACCTAGGAGCGGCTAATACCATCCAGCGGATCCGGGATCGTTTACACTGGCCAGGCCTGGAGGCCGACGTGAAGGGATTCTGCAAAGCCTGCCCGACCTGCCAACACACGGCGCCCAGGACTCCTCCCCCCAGTCCGCTAATTCCCTTACCCATCattgaggtgcccttcgagcggaTCGGTATGGATCTTGTAGGGCCGTTGCCTAAGTCTGCCCAAGGACATGAACACATCCTCATCATCGTGGattacgccacccggtatccagaAGCAGTCCCCCTGCGGAAAGCCACGGCGAAAGCCATCGCCCAGGAGCTGTTTCTGTTGGCCAGCCGGGTTGGCATCCCGGCCGAAATCCTGACTGACCAGGGAAcaccgttcatgtcccggctaatggctgacctctgcaggCTTCTGCGAGTGAAACAGTTGAGGACGACCGTCTACCACCCGCAGACCGACGGACTCGTTGAACGCTTCAATCAGACCCTCAAACAGATGCTCCGAAGGGTAGCGGCGGAGGACAAGCGGGATTGGGACCTCATGATCCCCTACGTCCTCTTTGGCATCCGTGAGGTCCCCCAAGCCTCAACTGGTTTCACCCCCTTCGAGCTCCTGTTCGGCTGCCAGCCACGGGGGCTGCTGGATGTCGCTCGGgaagcttgggagcagcagcctgctCCCCACCGCACAGTCATCGAGCACGTCAAGCAGATGAGGGAAAGGATCGACcgtgtcatgccattagtccgggaacatctCAGCAAGGCACAGCAGGCCCAACAACGCCACTATAATCGGGCAGCCCAGCCACGGGAGTTCCAGCCGGGAGACAGGGTCATGGTTCTGGTCCCCACCTCTGCTTGTAAGTTCCTGGCATCATGGCAAGGCCCTTATACCGTCATGGAGAAGGTTGGACCGGTTACTTACCGCCTGCGCCAACCTGGAAGAAGACAAGCAGAGCAATTATATCACATCAACCTAATTGAACCATCtcgcagcccatggtccagccccatcgtgATGGTACCCAAGCTggatggcaccctccgcttctgcaatAATTTCCGCCGCCTCAACGAAGTCTCTGAATTCGACGGCTATCCCATGCCTCGGGTCGACGAGCTGTTGGACCGCCTGGGGAGGGCCCGGTACATCACGACACTGGACCTAACCAAGGGATATTGGCAGGTACCACGTACACCTTCTGCTAAACCAAAGACCGCTTTCTCTACCCCTAGtggccactggcagtaccggaccctccccttcggcctGCATGGAGCGCCTGCAACATTCCAGCGCATGATGGACATCATCCTGAGGCCCCACCAAGCTTATGCGGCCACCTATTTGGACGACGTCGTGGTCCATTCCGAAGCATGGGATGAACATCTGGaacgtctgcggagggtgctctcggagctccggcgggctggactgaccgccaacccccgcaaatgccacctagcgctATCCGAGGCGAAGTACCTGGGCTTCCAGGTCGGCCGGGGCCTCATCCGGCCCCAAGAAAAGAAGGTGGAGGCCATCCGGACCGCTCCGAAACCACAGACGAAGTCCCAGGTATgagcctttttggggttggcggggtactatcgctgttttatccccaacttctcctctttagccacccccctgacagacctgaccaggaaggggcagcctgaGAAGATCTGTTGGAGGACAGCCACCGAGGAGGCCTTCGCCCAGCTCAAGACGGCACTTACCTCATCGCCTGTGCTCCGCATTCCCGACttcggctgccccttcctgctgcaaACAGATGCTTCCGATACCGGACTAGGAGCCGTCCTGTCCCAGATccaggaaggtgaggagcatccTATTATCTacatcagcaggaagctgtccaAGGCTGAAAAGAACTACGCTGCCGTCGAGAAggaggccctggccatcaagtgggcagttcTGGAGCTGCGCTATTACCTCCTCGGCCGTaagttcaccctggtgaccgtccatgcccccctacagtggatggcccgggccaaggattccaatgccagggtgacccgctggttcctcgcgctccaggacttccactttgaaGTGCGACATCGGGCCGGGGCCGCCAACGCCAATGCCGATGGACTCTCACGGATGTGgacagcttttgcaggtctgtcaggggtcattccccacccacCCCACCCAACCCTACTGTCTCCTCTTGTTCCTAGGGCCAGAACGACGcttaggggggggggggatgtgacgagtctctctgggctcatcagcgtcgccctggcaacagacgcagcacacctgcacgtcctcatcacaggctgatcggtcacagctgcCGTTCGTCATCAAGTGGCTTGAAAAGCCGCTACCGCTCACACTTCGACAGACAACTGTCTCATGCTGAACGTGCTGGTACTAACCTTTTCTCTCTCATCACAcagaaggcagcgagtgaccAACAGCCCGAttgagcacgcctggacacccaccttcacgagcacgaggacttcacaggagcaccagccacgaaGCAGCACTCACCCTTATTTCTTCCTTcacttttaaaaagtatttaataaatccaccctccggggctattTCACCGAGCGACCTTGTTGTGTGATTTCTCACCCGTGACAATACATATATGTCTGAAGAACACTATTTACTAACACTAttaactgaaatagaaatctcttTTTTTATGATTAGGACATAAATGttgttatcatcacttttgatcaatttaaaacatccttgttaaataaagtattaatttttatgatttctatcctccccaaaaataaaaataaataaaaatactaactcaaagcttttaaatggtatagtttataatgttactaaaactttttattttagataaattctgcaaatctttggatctttttattaatcaaagaatctcgaaaaaaaaaaattactcatctgttttaaatattaataataatttttaaaaattctcttaaacagcaaatcagcatattagaatgagtaatgatgctgaaaattttgctttgatcattgcatttcaaaatatattcaaatagaaagcggttattttaaatagtaaaaatatttcacaatattactgcttttgttgtattttgaataaaataaatgcgggcttggtgagaagaagagacttctttacaaaaaaacatcaaagatcttagtgttcaaatacttttgactggtaatgtattacAAAGTGTAATGTGAAAAAAGTACTTTCCCCTTATAACAGTATTAACTAATTTATGTAAAACTTGTGTAATATTTATGTACTGCAGACTATGTACAGCTTTAATGTCTTTAGTTTCATGGATTCACCTTAAAGTTTTAATATTAAAAGCCCAAAAAACACTTTTTATAAAAGCATTGTTTAGTTCAAAATCATGATTACCAGGCACAAATCAGATATTCACTGCATCTTTATTCATATATTCCAACTCAGTAGTAAACAGTCACATAATTCAGGCAAAAATATTTtccatacaaaacaaacaaacaaacatctctTTTTGCAGTTGAAAATTAAGATCATTAGTCTATTCAGGCACTAAATCACACAATATTAAGGCAAATGCGACCAACATTAAAGTCGTCTCTCTAAATCTAAAGTTTAAAAAAAGCACAAGGCTGTTGAAGCAAACCTAAGAAAAGTTCAGAAGGCTCTTTGGCGTGTTGAATCGCAGTTCCCTGGAAAATGCTAGAGCAACAGGTGCCAAAACTTTACCAGTTTCATCGCTCCAAAATTGGCATGATTCCCGCACACCTGGCCTAGAGACTGGCCAAACAGCTCTCTACTGAAAGCTTCCTTTGTGAATCATCACAGCCTAACTCGACAGAGGGCATTCTTTGGTCTTCAGTGGCCAACAAAAAGAAATAGGTCAGGGCTCTATAATTAATAAATGATGAGTTACCCTCTCCACACCAACATAATATGGTTATCAGCTAGAAATGGCATAAAACACAAATTTCCTGAAGCTTTTAGGACCATATAAAATCAATTGTTCCTTCACTAAGTACAGTAGCTAGTAATACTCCTGAGTCAGGATAATGTGCAAATACGCCTAGCATGGCCCCAAACAGCGCTACATAAACATAACAACAGATGCTTTTCATGCTGCCTCCATGATATCATCCACAATATCGGTTTCTCGATCTGTCAGATGGTTCGTGAGGTCAGGAGGTGCATTTTCCTGCGGACCATGGTCATGGTCTTCAAGTGGCTGCAATTGCTTTTTCCTCCAGCAGCAAGAGCATTGTAGACAGTCCTCGACGTTGTAGTGGAAAAGTCTGCGGCACGGATGGCAGAACTGATGGAAGATCAGCATGAAGATTACAGCCAGGCCGTAGCACACGATAAGTTGCACCACCAGCAGCGGCGTGCAAACGTATTCATAGAAGTCCGACTTGAAATGGTACCACAAAACAGTGAGGGTCACATTCTCCATGAAACGCAGGGTGTAGTAAACAGCCAAGCTTCTCCAGCGAGGCTGTTTCTCTACAAGGTCGTGGTCAGCCAGGTCCAGCTGCACGGCGGACCAGCAGAAAATATTGATGCAGGCGTAAAGAAATGTGACCATGCAGAGCACCACGGTGGTGCCAAGTTTACTGAAGTTCTTCTCTATGTTCTCAGGCAGTGAGGCCCTCCTGGCCCAGAACTCAACCCATGGCTGGAAGAAGAAGATGAACAGGTTGGTCAGGCCCACCAGGACCACCCAGACTGTTAAGGTCGTGCTGAAGAGCACTAAGGTGGTGATTCGTGTAGCGATCTCTAACCCTCGCCAGAGGATCATGCACAGGTAGGCAGCAGGCTTCATTCGCACTTTGTAGTCGTCGTACTTGATCTGTATGGCCAGAACACTGCAAACTAAAGCTCCGTATACGATCGATATCATGGAAATGATCATCAGGGCAACTGCAAACACAAATAGGATGAGCGTTAGTGTAAAAATATAGAatattatggtaacactttacaatgaggtttcatttgttaacattagtcaattacattttggtaacacgaactaacaatgaaaaatataGGCACATTTGTACTGAATGTAAATtgcatttaatgtaattttactgttattaatagtaagtacatgtaatgtgtaacaggaaaaaaatacttctaaagcactggtaacacttcacaaaaaggttcattagttaacattagttaactacactaccagtcaaaagtttttgaacagtaagatttttaatgttttctgctgaccaagcctgtgtttatttgatctggagtacagcaaaaaaaatagtacaattttgaaatatttattaccatttaaacaaaactgttttctatttgaatatattttaaaatgtaatttaaaatgtgatttcaaagctgaatttttagcataattactctagtcacatgatccttcattatcaatcaatcagtcaataaataattctgatattctgattcgctgctcaaaaaCCATTTATCAtcattaatattatgttgaaaacataatgCAAACATACcaacttcaagcttttgaatggtatagtgtataatgttacaaacttttttatttcagataaatgcggatctttggatttttctattcatcaaagaatcctgaaaatatgtactcaactgttttaaatactgacgataataataataatagaaaatgtttcttgaacagcaaatcagcacataatgatttctgaaggatcatgtgacactgaaaactggagtaaggatgctgaaaatttagctttaaatacaggaataaattactttttaaaatttattcaaatagaaaaccgttgttttaaatagtaaaaatatttcagaattgtaatatttttgctgtactttggcttaaataaatacagaagagacttctttaaaaaacataaaaaaatcttactgttcaaaaacgaaCTAACATGAGCAAACGATGGACAActgtttttattaactaacattgacAAAGATTAATATGTAGTGTAGTaaatagttaatacattaactcatgttaacaaatgacaccttattgtaaagtgttaccatgggACTTATTAATCTTAGATAATGAT harbors:
- the xkrx gene encoding XK-related protein 2 translates to MNNGMNAVRIEPYKAQEKWKMENNKPNEHDITEVVAQQSASKPSGENGVMMVINHSKVHPPFSVLWATVLYCAEFICASVLTSMYHKTDDVVWMGLTITFMLVPSVLTQLTLTFVHRDLGRDRPLVLFMHLLQMGPIIRCIEALIVYCQAGKKEEPYVTISRKIKLKHGKGLGPAFECEIGHSERKLAVHRNAFKRTAVIQAFLGSTPQLTLQLYATIQEKYVLPTRLALMIISMISIVYGALVCSVLAIQIKYDDYKVRMKPAAYLCMILWRGLEIATRITTLVLFSTTLTVWVVLVGLTNLFIFFFQPWVEFWARRASLPENIEKNFSKLGTTVVLCMVTFLYACINIFCWSAVQLDLADHDLVEKQPRWRSLAVYYTLRFMENVTLTVLWYHFKSDFYEYVCTPLLVVQLIVCYGLAVIFMLIFHQFCHPCRRLFHYNVEDCLQCSCCWRKKQLQPLEDHDHGPQENAPPDLTNHLTDRETDIVDDIMEAA